One Klebsiella sp. RIT-PI-d genomic window carries:
- the secB gene encoding protein-export chaperone SecB codes for MSEQNNTEMAFQIQRIYTKDISFEAPNAPHVFQKDWQPEVKLDLDTASSQLAEGIYEVVLRVTVTASLGEETAFLCEVQQGGIFSIEGIDGTQMAHCLGAYCPNILFPYARECITSLVSRGTFPQLNLAPVNFDALFMNYLQQQAGEGEGAEEHQDA; via the coding sequence ATGTCAGAACAAAATAATACTGAGATGGCTTTTCAGATTCAGCGTATCTACACCAAAGATATCTCATTTGAAGCACCTAACGCGCCGCACGTGTTTCAGAAAGACTGGCAGCCGGAAGTTAAACTGGATCTGGATACGGCGTCCAGCCAGCTGGCTGAAGGTATCTACGAAGTCGTACTGCGTGTGACCGTGACGGCCTCTCTTGGTGAAGAAACTGCATTCCTGTGTGAAGTACAGCAGGGCGGTATTTTCTCCATCGAAGGTATTGATGGTACGCAGATGGCACATTGCCTGGGTGCATATTGCCCGAACATCCTGTTCCCGTATGCCCGCGAATGCATCACCAGCCTGGTATCTCGTGGTACCTTCCCGCAGCTTAACCTCGCACCGGTCAACTTCGATGCGCTGTTCATGAACTATTTGCAGCAGCAGGCTGGCGAAGGTGAAGGTGCTGAAGAACATCAGGATGCCTGA
- the grxC gene encoding glutaredoxin 3 yields MANIEIYTKATCPFCHRAKALLDSKGVTFEELPIDGDAHKRDEMIQRSGRTTVPQIFIDAQHIGGCDDLYALDARGGLEPLLR; encoded by the coding sequence ATGGCCAATATTGAGATCTATACCAAAGCAACTTGCCCGTTCTGCCACCGTGCGAAAGCGCTGCTGGACAGCAAAGGCGTGACGTTTGAAGAATTGCCTATTGATGGCGATGCGCATAAACGCGACGAAATGATCCAACGCAGTGGCCGCACGACCGTTCCGCAGATTTTTATTGATGCGCAGCACATTGGTGGCTGTGACGACTTGTATGCGCTTGACGCACGTGGTGGACTGGAACCGCTGCTGCGTTAA
- a CDS encoding rhodanese-like domain-containing protein translates to MQEIMQFVSRHPILCIAWVALLVAVLFTTFKSLTSSVKVITRGEATRLINKEDAVVVDLRQRDDFRKGHIAGSLNVLAAEIKANNVGELDKHKDKPIIVVDGTGMQAAESASALTKAGYAKVFVLKEGVAGWSGENLPLVRGK, encoded by the coding sequence ATGCAAGAAATTATGCAATTTGTTAGTCGTCACCCCATACTGTGTATCGCGTGGGTGGCATTGCTGGTGGCTGTACTGTTCACCACCTTTAAAAGCCTCACCTCTTCTGTGAAAGTCATTACGCGCGGTGAAGCAACCCGTCTTATTAATAAAGAAGACGCTGTCGTCGTCGATCTGCGCCAGCGTGACGACTTCCGTAAAGGGCATATTGCGGGTTCTCTCAACGTGCTGGCTGCCGAAATCAAAGCAAATAACGTGGGTGAGCTTGATAAACACAAAGATAAACCCATTATTGTTGTTGATGGCACAGGTATGCAGGCGGCGGAATCAGCCAGCGCGCTGACGAAAGCCGGTTACGCGAAGGTTTTCGTACTGAAAGAAGGTGTGGCTGGCTGGAGCGGTGAGAACCTGCCCCTGGTACGCGGTAAATAA
- the gpmM gene encoding 2,3-bisphosphoglycerate-independent phosphoglycerate mutase, which translates to MSMSKKPMVLVILDGYGYREDKQDNAIFAAKTPVMDALWAKQPHTLIDASGLEVGLPDGQMGNSEVGHVNLGAGRIVYQDLTRLDVEIKERAFFANPVLTGAVEKAAAAGNAVHIMGLLSAGGVHSHEDHILAMVELAAERGAEKIYLHAFLDGRDTPPRSAESSLKKFEDKFAALGKGRVASIIGRYYAMDRDNRWDRVEQAYDLMTQAKGDFQADTAVAGLQAAYARDENDEFVKATIIRAEGQPDAAMQDGDALIFMNFRADRAREITRAFVNADFDGFTRKKTVSLGDFVMLTEYAADISTAVAYPPSSLENTYGEWMAKHDKTQLRISETEKYAHVTFFFNGGVEEPFNGEDRILINSPKVATYDLQPEMSSGELTEKLVGAIESGKYDTIICNYPNGDMVGHTGVMEAAVKAVEALDDCVAQVTRAVQSVGGQLLITADHGNAEQMRDPATGQAHTAHTSLPVPLIYVGDKNVKAVEGGKLSDLAPTMLSLMGMEIPQQMTGKPLFIVE; encoded by the coding sequence ATGTCGATGTCTAAAAAACCAATGGTACTGGTCATTCTGGATGGCTATGGTTATCGCGAAGATAAGCAAGATAACGCTATTTTCGCTGCAAAAACGCCAGTAATGGATGCCCTGTGGGCAAAACAGCCGCATACGCTGATCGATGCTTCCGGGCTGGAAGTCGGTCTGCCGGACGGGCAGATGGGCAACTCCGAAGTGGGCCACGTGAACCTTGGCGCAGGCCGCATTGTTTATCAGGACCTGACTCGTCTGGACGTCGAAATTAAAGAACGTGCGTTCTTTGCAAACCCGGTACTGACTGGCGCAGTAGAAAAAGCGGCAGCCGCAGGTAACGCGGTACACATTATGGGGCTGCTTTCCGCAGGCGGTGTTCACAGTCATGAAGATCACATTCTGGCAATGGTTGAACTGGCCGCGGAGCGTGGTGCAGAGAAAATTTATCTGCACGCTTTCCTCGATGGTCGCGATACCCCGCCGCGCAGCGCAGAAAGTTCGCTGAAGAAATTCGAAGATAAATTTGCGGCGCTGGGTAAAGGCCGCGTGGCATCCATTATTGGTCGCTACTACGCCATGGACCGCGATAACCGCTGGGATCGCGTTGAACAGGCCTACGATCTGATGACTCAGGCCAAAGGCGATTTTCAGGCGGATACGGCCGTTGCCGGTTTACAGGCAGCCTACGCACGCGATGAGAATGACGAGTTTGTTAAAGCGACCATTATTCGCGCTGAAGGCCAGCCCGATGCCGCGATGCAAGACGGCGATGCGCTGATTTTCATGAACTTCCGCGCCGACCGCGCGCGTGAAATCACTCGCGCCTTTGTTAACGCTGATTTCGACGGTTTCACCCGTAAGAAAACCGTTTCCCTCGGTGATTTCGTGATGCTGACGGAATATGCAGCTGATATCAGCACCGCCGTTGCTTATCCGCCGTCTTCGCTGGAAAATACCTACGGCGAATGGATGGCGAAACATGATAAAACTCAGCTGCGCATTTCTGAAACTGAAAAATATGCTCATGTAACGTTTTTCTTTAACGGCGGAGTTGAAGAACCGTTCAACGGCGAAGACCGTATTCTGATCAACTCGCCGAAAGTGGCAACCTACGATCTGCAACCTGAAATGAGCTCTGGTGAACTGACCGAAAAACTGGTGGGCGCTATCGAAAGCGGCAAGTATGACACCATCATCTGTAACTACCCGAACGGCGATATGGTCGGTCATACCGGCGTGATGGAAGCCGCTGTTAAAGCGGTTGAAGCGCTGGATGACTGCGTTGCACAGGTGACCCGTGCCGTCCAGTCTGTTGGCGGTCAACTGCTGATCACCGCCGACCATGGTAACGCAGAACAGATGCGCGATCCGGCCACCGGTCAGGCGCATACCGCGCATACCAGCCTGCCGGTTCCACTGATTTATGTCGGCGACAAAAACGTAAAAGCGGTAGAGGGCGGCAAGCTTTCTGACCTCGCGCCAACCATGCTGTCGCTTATGGGGATGGAAATCCCGCAACAGATGACTGGTAAGCCGCTGTTCATCGTGGAATAA
- the envC gene encoding murein hydrolase activator EnvC, translating into MRGTVIFSYNRMVTAVRSAFYASALSAGVLLCAFPAHADDRDQLKNIQADIAAKQRAVQKQQQQRAALLNLLKQQEEAIAAAARQLRETETSLTQLNKQIADMNASIARLEQQRAAQERNLAAQLDAAFRQGEHSGLQFVLSGEEGQRGQRLQAYFGYLNQARQETIAQLKQTRAEVDAQKAELEDKQSQQQTLLYEQRAQQAKLEQARNERKKTLSGLESSIQQGQQQLSEMRANESRLRNSIARAAAAAKARAEQEAREAEAVRSRQKEATNKGTTYKPTENERSLMSRTGGLGSPRGQAYWPVRGPTLHRYGEQLQGELRWKGMVIGASEGSEVKAIADGRVILADWLQGYGLVVVVEHGKGDMSLYGYNQSALVSTGTQVRAGQAIALVGNSGGQGRPSLYFEIRRQGQAVNPLPWLGR; encoded by the coding sequence ATGAGGGGAACGGTGATTTTTTCATATAATCGGATGGTGACGGCAGTCAGATCCGCTTTTTACGCCAGCGCGCTTAGCGCTGGCGTATTGCTGTGCGCCTTTCCCGCCCACGCTGACGATCGCGATCAGCTAAAAAATATTCAGGCCGATATCGCTGCCAAACAGCGGGCGGTACAAAAACAGCAGCAGCAGCGTGCAGCCTTGCTCAACTTGCTTAAACAGCAGGAAGAAGCAATTGCCGCCGCCGCCCGTCAGCTGCGTGAAACCGAAACCAGTCTTACCCAGTTAAATAAGCAAATCGCTGACATGAACGCCTCTATTGCCCGCCTTGAACAGCAGCGTGCGGCTCAGGAGCGTAATCTTGCCGCGCAGCTGGATGCCGCGTTCCGTCAGGGAGAGCACTCCGGGCTGCAATTCGTGTTGAGCGGTGAGGAAGGGCAACGTGGACAGCGTTTGCAGGCTTATTTTGGTTATCTTAACCAGGCGCGCCAGGAAACTATCGCCCAGCTTAAGCAGACGCGGGCTGAAGTCGATGCGCAGAAAGCCGAACTGGAAGATAAGCAAAGTCAGCAGCAGACCCTGCTTTATGAGCAGCGTGCTCAGCAGGCGAAGCTTGAGCAGGCGCGAAACGAGCGTAAAAAGACGCTTTCTGGCCTCGAGTCTTCTATCCAGCAGGGGCAGCAGCAGTTAAGCGAAATGCGCGCTAACGAATCACGCCTGCGTAACAGTATTGCCCGTGCAGCCGCAGCAGCCAAAGCACGTGCCGAACAGGAAGCGCGTGAAGCGGAAGCCGTCCGCAGCCGTCAGAAAGAAGCCACCAACAAAGGCACCACGTATAAACCGACGGAAAACGAACGCTCCCTGATGTCACGTACTGGCGGTCTGGGTTCACCCCGCGGCCAGGCTTACTGGCCGGTACGTGGTCCCACCCTGCACCGCTATGGCGAACAGCTTCAGGGCGAACTACGCTGGAAAGGGATGGTTATCGGCGCGTCTGAAGGTTCAGAGGTTAAAGCCATCGCGGATGGTCGCGTGATCCTCGCTGACTGGCTACAGGGCTATGGCCTGGTGGTGGTCGTGGAGCACGGAAAAGGCGATATGAGTCTTTACGGCTATAATCAAAGCGCGCTGGTTAGCACCGGCACCCAGGTGCGTGCCGGTCAGGCAATCGCGCTGGTGGGCAATAGTGGGGGTCAGGGCAGACCTTCACTCTATTTCGAAATTCGCCGCCAGGGTCAGGCGGTCAATCCACTGCCGTGGTTGGGAAGATAA
- a CDS encoding divergent polysaccharide deacetylase family protein, with protein sequence MLQFRRLVVGTAGVLAIIAPVYAGKLAIVIDDFGYRPHNENQVLDLPSAISVAVLPNAPHAREMATKAHNSGHEVLIHLPMAPLSKQPLEKDTLRPDMSSAEIERIVREAVDDVPYAVGLNNHMGSAMTSSLFGMQKVMQALSRYNLYFLDSMTIGNSQAMRAASGTGVKVIKRRVFLDDTQKEADIRVQFTRAVELARRNGSAIAIGHPHPTTVRVLQQMVYNLPPDITLVRPSDLLNEPQIDTSTPNNTAPKNSVPGTPRNPFRGVKLCKPKQKTEPVYATRFFSVIGESISQSTLVQYFQHQWQGWSRPQ encoded by the coding sequence TTGCTTCAATTTCGTCGACTTGTTGTTGGTACTGCCGGTGTGTTAGCCATAATTGCACCGGTTTATGCGGGTAAACTGGCTATTGTCATTGATGATTTCGGTTACCGTCCGCACAATGAAAACCAGGTCCTGGACCTTCCTTCTGCCATTAGCGTCGCCGTGTTACCTAATGCGCCGCACGCCCGGGAAATGGCGACCAAAGCGCATAATAGCGGTCATGAAGTGTTAATCCATCTACCCATGGCCCCGCTGAGTAAGCAGCCGCTGGAAAAAGATACTCTGCGCCCGGATATGAGCAGCGCTGAAATTGAGCGGATCGTGCGTGAAGCGGTAGATGACGTTCCTTACGCCGTTGGGCTGAATAATCATATGGGCAGCGCGATGACCTCCAGTCTGTTCGGAATGCAGAAGGTCATGCAGGCGCTGAGCCGCTACAACCTCTACTTTCTTGACAGCATGACGATTGGTAACAGTCAGGCAATGCGTGCCGCCAGCGGCACCGGCGTAAAAGTGATTAAGCGCCGGGTTTTTCTTGATGATACGCAGAAAGAGGCAGATATTCGTGTTCAGTTCACGCGCGCGGTTGAACTGGCACGGCGCAATGGCTCAGCCATTGCTATCGGGCATCCCCATCCGACTACCGTTCGCGTACTGCAACAAATGGTGTATAACCTGCCGCCGGATATCACTCTGGTCCGGCCAAGCGATCTGCTGAATGAGCCGCAAATTGACACTTCAACACCCAACAACACCGCGCCAAAAAACAGCGTACCCGGGACGCCGCGTAATCCGTTTCGCGGCGTGAAGCTCTGTAAACCAAAGCAGAAAACGGAGCCGGTTTACGCCACACGTTTCTTTAGCGTGATCGGGGAGAGCATCAGCCAGAGCACCCTGGTACAGTATTTTCAGCACCAGTGGCAGGGCTGGAGTCGCCCCCAATAA